Proteins co-encoded in one Bacillus paramycoides genomic window:
- a CDS encoding HAD family hydrolase yields the protein MIKMFVSDIDGTMMQHGGLIDEQDIVALRSLAEQNVILCFASGRLDNEIADLMKAVNTNFHRISVNGVFVYTHENKQLLSATFDSSILPDLLAMTNEDPYFRYVSDEHNYYIEEKTPFIHELEQQVTMTSVEEPHLLEKIDDTIFPNKISVGGTKESLQLLQKKIDEKFHGKVSTFISAEQCLDVMPPNISKGSAISVLLKEFQLQPEEIACIGDSYNDIPMFSLTPHSFAMSQADDAVKEHAHYVVNTVKDAVNHVIAHNKNTTHSL from the coding sequence ATGATTAAAATGTTTGTAAGTGATATCGATGGTACAATGATGCAACACGGAGGGTTAATTGACGAACAGGATATTGTAGCACTTCGTAGTCTCGCTGAGCAAAATGTTATTCTTTGTTTCGCTTCTGGCCGACTTGATAATGAAATTGCAGACTTAATGAAAGCTGTAAATACAAATTTCCATCGTATTAGCGTAAATGGTGTTTTCGTATACACGCACGAAAACAAGCAACTATTATCAGCAACATTCGATTCGAGTATTCTACCTGATTTATTAGCAATGACAAATGAAGATCCTTATTTTCGTTATGTAAGTGATGAGCATAATTATTACATTGAAGAAAAAACACCGTTTATTCATGAACTTGAACAACAAGTAACGATGACTTCCGTTGAAGAACCGCATCTGTTAGAAAAAATTGATGATACTATTTTCCCAAATAAAATCTCTGTCGGTGGAACAAAGGAAAGTTTACAACTCCTTCAAAAAAAAATTGATGAAAAATTCCATGGAAAAGTGAGTACCTTCATTTCAGCCGAACAATGTTTAGATGTAATGCCACCTAATATTAGTAAAGGTTCTGCTATTTCTGTTTTATTAAAAGAGTTTCAATTACAACCAGAAGAAATTGCTTGCATAGGGGATTCTTATAATGATATTCCAATGTTTTCTTTAACTCCTCACAGTTTTGCTATGTCTCAAGCTGATGATGCAGTAAAAGAACACGCTCACTATGTAGTAAATACAGTTAAAGATGCTGTTAACCACGTAATTGCTCATAATAAAAATACGACTCACTCCTTATAA
- the phnF gene encoding phosphonate metabolism transcriptional regulator PhnF, whose translation MNIDKYSPFPIYYQIQEWVKQLIEDGEWKPGDKIPSENELCDKFEVSRMTIRQAINNLVEQGYLYRKRGIGTFVQLPKVEQKLQGMTGFTEDMISRGMNPSSQLLSFRLVPATAKIADRLRIQEGESVYEVRRIRLADDEPIAFETTYLSPALVKDINEEILQQSLYEHLEKKLGFKLVSATQSIEASIATDNEAEHLHIPKKAPVLVMRQWSYSEGEVPLEYVKCIYRGDRYKFITNIARNK comes from the coding sequence TGAACATCGACAAGTATTCACCATTTCCGATCTATTATCAGATTCAAGAGTGGGTGAAACAGCTAATTGAGGACGGCGAATGGAAGCCGGGAGATAAAATCCCATCTGAGAATGAACTTTGTGATAAGTTCGAAGTGAGTCGTATGACAATCAGACAGGCGATTAATAATTTAGTGGAACAAGGTTATTTATATCGGAAACGTGGAATCGGCACGTTTGTCCAACTTCCGAAAGTGGAACAAAAATTGCAAGGAATGACGGGATTCACAGAAGATATGATTTCTCGTGGGATGAACCCGAGTAGTCAATTACTAAGTTTCCGCCTCGTTCCAGCTACTGCGAAAATAGCAGACCGGCTGAGAATACAGGAGGGAGAGTCGGTTTATGAAGTGAGGCGTATTCGCTTAGCTGATGATGAACCGATTGCTTTTGAGACGACATATTTGTCGCCAGCTCTTGTAAAAGATATTAACGAAGAAATATTGCAACAATCTTTATATGAACATTTAGAGAAAAAACTGGGCTTTAAACTTGTTAGCGCTACTCAATCAATTGAAGCTTCAATTGCAACCGATAATGAAGCGGAACATCTGCATATTCCTAAAAAGGCGCCAGTGCTTGTAATGCGTCAATGGTCATATTCAGAAGGTGAAGTACCGTTAGAGTATGTGAAATGTATTTACCGTGGGGATCGTTATAAGTTTATTACAAACATCGCACGTAACAAATAA